AAATCAACAAAAAGGGATCACAACAGACTTTGAAACGCTAAAAGAGGAAATCGAACACCGTGATTATTTGGATTCAACAAGAGCAGTTTCGCCTTTAAAACAAGCAGCAGATGCTGTGAAAATCGATACAACGGGTATGAGTATCGAAGAAGTTGTAAATGCGATCGAAGAGGTTATTTCAAAGAAACGCTAAGCTTATTGTAAGCCAATTAGAATAGTTTTTAGGGGAGTATAACTGTGTCAAAGTTATACTTTCTTTGTCTTAAAGAAAGAAAATAACTTCTTATCTCAAATAAAAAAAAGAAAATGAGAGAAATCGCTTTATTTTTTTAGTAAAATCCCGTACTATTAAGGGAGTAGGTCAGTTTTTTACGAATTTTTTGGTGGCATAGGAGGATATATTCATGACAGAAGACAAAAAAGTGGAAATCAGCAACGAAACAATGGAAGATGCAATGAACAGTGTCCAAGAAGTAAGCGTCGGTGACATCGTTAAAGGTGAAGTGCTTGCAGTTGAGGACAAACAAGTCGTTGTTGGTATCGAAGGTGCAGGCGTTGAAGGCGTAGTACCAGCAAAAGAATTATCAACTACACAAGTAGAAGATATCAACGAATTAGTGAGTGTTGGTGACATTTTAGATTTAGTTGTCATCACATCGATTGGCAAAGATAAAGAAAATGGTAGCTATTTACTTTCAAAACGTCGTTTAGATGCTAAAAAAGTTTGGGAAGAAATCGAAGCCGATTTCAAAGCAGGCAAAATCATCGAAGCACCTGTTACAAATGTTGTAAAAGGTGGTTTAGTTGTTGATGTAGGTGTCCGCGGATTTGTTCCAGCGTCAATGGTTGAAGACCATTTTGTTGCTGATTTTTCAGAATATAAAGGCCAAACGTTAACGTTTAAAATCATCGAGATCGAGCCTTCAGAAAATCGCTTGATTTTATCGCATAAAGCAGTGGTTGCGGCTGAGAAAAATTCTAAGAAAAAAGATATCTTAGCTACTCTACATGATGGTGATATCGTTGAAGGAAAAGTTGCTCGTTTAACTGATTTTGGTGCGTTTATTGACTTAGGCGGTATCGATGGGTTAGTGCATGTTTCTGAAATTGCGCATCAACATGTGGGTAAACCAAGTGATGAGTTAACTGTAGGTGACGATGTAAAAGTTAAAATTCTTTCGATCAATCCAGATGAAGAACGTGTTTCTCTATCAATCAAAGAAACATTGGCTGGACCTTGGGAAGATATTGAAAACAAAGCGGCTGTTGGTTCTGTTCTTGATGGAACTGTCAAACGTTTAACTAGTTTCGGTGCATTTGTCGAAGTATTCCCAGGTGTAGAAGGATTAGTTCATATTTCTCAAATTTCGCATAAACATATTGCAACACCTCACGAAGTATTACAAGAGGGTGATGCTATTCAAGTAAAAGTATTGGAAGTTAATCCAGATGAACATCGGATTGCTTTAAGCATCAAAGCATTAGAAACAAAACCAGAATCTCAAGAAGAACCAAAAGATGTTCAAGAATATGAGTTGCCAGAAGAAAATACTGGTTTCACAATGGGTGATATCTTAGGTGAGGCATTAAAAGCACAAGATTCTGATTCAGAATAATGATATTTAAGATATAAGAGCGAGGGGAAACCTTCGTTCTTTTTTCGTTCCAATAATAAAAACCCTCACCAGTAAAAATCATTTAGTGGCTGAGGGTTTTGTTATAAAATTAATTATAAATCACACGCAAATCAGCAGGGGTATACTCTCCACGAAACTGTTTACGGAATTGATGAGGGGATTGCCCTACTTTTTTCTTAAATAACTTACTAAAATAGGTAGAATCAATGTAACCAACCGTACCAGAAATTTCATTGATAGATTCTTCTGTCTTCATCAGTAACTGCTTGGCTTTTTCAACGCGATAAGTAGTCAGGTAATCAATAAAATTCATCCCCACAGCCTCTTTAAAAAATCGGCTGACATAATGACGATTTAAATGCATAATATCAGCTAAAGTTGTCAAGTTGATTTCTTCATCATAATGTTCATGAATGTAATCCAAAATCGTATTAATTTGCTCTTTTGCTAAAACAGTTGGTTTATTATTCAAGACATCCATCAAAGAAACTTGGTTTAGCGATTTTACACAACGATCGATCGCGAATTTTAACTCATTAAAATCAATAGGCGTCAATAAATAATCGATTACGCCACATCGTAAAGCTTGATGGATACTTTGGAAGTTATCTCGCTCGGTCATTATGATTACTTTAATATTCGGCAGTTGTTGAACTATTTTACGTTTTACGATGAATCCATCAATATCTAAATGATCAATTGCAATCAACAGAATTTCTGGCAAGAGCTTTTCGGCTATTGCTAAGGCTTCTTGTTCCGTTTCGGCTGGAGGTAATACTTTTATATTCATAAATGAATCGTTGATAGATTGTTGAAGTATTCGTTGTTCGTTTGGATCGTTACTGACAATCAATAATCGGCACATAAATAAACCCTCTTTTATTTGATGAGATAATAGTCCTTTTTTGTTTGTGAAATTTTCTTTACTACTCTATGATACCTTGAATAAATTCAGCTTTCAAGTGTAATTGTTTGTGAAAAAAATCGAGAATAGGTAAATTTTGTCCATAATCTGCTTAAAATATTCCCTAACAAATTGATTTAAATAGATTAAACTTGATTTGTATGCGTTTAAGGCGCTAATAGAGAACGAACGACAAAAATAGAGGAGTGTTCAAAATGACTGAACTAAAAGTAAAAGAAATTGAAACACTAGTTGTAACAGCGAAAGAAGCTCAAAGTAAATATGAAAACTACACCCAAGAACAAGTAGATGCAATCGTAAAAAATGTATACCAAAAAACACTTGATAATGCAGAAAAATTAGCTATTTCAGCTAATGAAGAAACAGGCTTTGGGAAAGTTTCAGATAAAATCATCAAAAATACATTTGCTAGTGAGCAAGTTTATGAAAGTATTAAAGATCTTGCAACTGTTGGTGTGATCAATCGTCGTAAAGAAGATAAAATCATTGAAATTGGTATTCCTTTAGTTGTAGTAGCAGGATTGATTCCTTCAACAAATCCAACAGCTACAGTTATTTTTAAAGCATTGATTGCCTTAAAAACAAGAAATGCGATTATTTTTTCGCCACATCCAAAAGCTTTAAAATCAATTTTGATGGCAGCAGAAATTATTGAGAAAGCGGCAGTTGAAGCTGGAGCGCCAGCAGGATTAGTTCAAGTGATCCAAGAACCTACATTAGAAGCAACAAGTGCTTTGATGAAACATGAGGATATTTCGTTGATCCTTGCTACAGGTGGTAAAGCAATGGTACAGGCAGCTTATAGTTCAGGAAACCCAGCAATTGGAGTAGGTCCTGGAAATGTTCCAGTCTTGATTGATGCAACAGCTGATATCAACCATGCGATTGATTGCGTAGTTAGTAGTAAAACAATTGAAAATGGAATCATTTGCGCCTCAGAGCAAGCACTCGTGGTAGAGAAATCCGTAAAAGAAGCCGTTATCGAACAATTAAAGGCGAAGAAAGCTTATTTTATGAATGAAGAAGAATTGACAAAAGTCAGCCAATTTATTTTAAGAGAAACAGGGACACTAAACCCAGACATCGTTGGAAAAAGTGCTTCAGACGTTGCAAAATTAGTGGGAATTTCTGTACCAGAAGAAACATCTATTTTAATTTCAGAACAGACAGAGATTGGGCACCATAATCCTTACTCAAGAGAAAAACTAACACCAATCTTAGGCTTGTTCACAGTTGACTCATTCGAAACAGGTGTAGCAACTTGTAAGGCATTACTTGCGAATGAAGGAACAGGTCATACAGCAGTGATTCATACAACGACAGATGCGAATGCCGAAGTATTTGGCTTAGAAATGAGAGCTTCTCGTATTTTGGTCAATACTTTAGGTGCTTTAGGAGCAATTGGCGCAACAACAAAATTAGCGCCTTCGATGACTTTAGGCTGTGGTGCAATGGGCGGAAGTAGTACAACGGATAATGTAACAGCTCATCATTTAATTAATGTAAAACGTATCGCGTATGGTGTCGAATAAGGACGAAGTGAATTATTTGAAATAAAGTATCCTGTAATTGTCAAAACGTTTATGTGACAATTACAAGATTTATTTGTATTCGGCGCTTTAATTGACTGATTTCACCAGTTTTTCTTGCATCTTAGACAAGCTTTAGGTAAACTAGTAAAGATTGATAACTTGTCAAGGAGGTAATTTGAATGGCAAATCCAACAATTGCAATTGTCGGGCGCCCGAATGTAGGGAAGTCGACAATTTTTAACCGTATAGCTGGTGAGAGAATCTCTATTGTAGAAGATACACCAGGTGTAACAAGAGACCGTATTTATGCCACTGGGGAGTGGTTAGGACGTGAATTTAGTATTATTGATACAGGTGGTATCGATCTAAGTGACGAACCGTTTATGGAGCAAATCAAGCATCAAGCTGAAATTGCGATTGAGGAAGCAGATGTGATCGTATTCGTAACTAGTGGTAGAGAAGGCGTTACGGATGCAGACGAATTAGTAGCAAAAATCTTATATCGCAGTAATAAGCCAGTGATTTTAGCTGTCAATAAAGTGGATAATCCTGAAATGAGAAATGAAATCTATGAATTTTATTCTTTAGGTTTAGGCGATCCATTCCCAATTTCAGGGAGTCATGGATTGGGAATCGGTGATGTTTTAGACGAAGCAGTCAAACAT
The DNA window shown above is from Enterococcus sp. 12C11_DIV0727 and carries:
- the rpsA gene encoding 30S ribosomal protein S1, yielding MTEDKKVEISNETMEDAMNSVQEVSVGDIVKGEVLAVEDKQVVVGIEGAGVEGVVPAKELSTTQVEDINELVSVGDILDLVVITSIGKDKENGSYLLSKRRLDAKKVWEEIEADFKAGKIIEAPVTNVVKGGLVVDVGVRGFVPASMVEDHFVADFSEYKGQTLTFKIIEIEPSENRLILSHKAVVAAEKNSKKKDILATLHDGDIVEGKVARLTDFGAFIDLGGIDGLVHVSEIAHQHVGKPSDELTVGDDVKVKILSINPDEERVSLSIKETLAGPWEDIENKAAVGSVLDGTVKRLTSFGAFVEVFPGVEGLVHISQISHKHIATPHEVLQEGDAIQVKVLEVNPDEHRIALSIKALETKPESQEEPKDVQEYELPEENTGFTMGDILGEALKAQDSDSE
- a CDS encoding helix-turn-helix domain-containing protein — its product is MCRLLIVSNDPNEQRILQQSINDSFMNIKVLPPAETEQEALAIAEKLLPEILLIAIDHLDIDGFIVKRKIVQQLPNIKVIIMTERDNFQSIHQALRCGVIDYLLTPIDFNELKFAIDRCVKSLNQVSLMDVLNNKPTVLAKEQINTILDYIHEHYDEEINLTTLADIMHLNRHYVSRFFKEAVGMNFIDYLTTYRVEKAKQLLMKTEESINEISGTVGYIDSTYFSKLFKKKVGQSPHQFRKQFRGEYTPADLRVIYN
- a CDS encoding aldehyde dehydrogenase family protein → MTELKVKEIETLVVTAKEAQSKYENYTQEQVDAIVKNVYQKTLDNAEKLAISANEETGFGKVSDKIIKNTFASEQVYESIKDLATVGVINRRKEDKIIEIGIPLVVVAGLIPSTNPTATVIFKALIALKTRNAIIFSPHPKALKSILMAAEIIEKAAVEAGAPAGLVQVIQEPTLEATSALMKHEDISLILATGGKAMVQAAYSSGNPAIGVGPGNVPVLIDATADINHAIDCVVSSKTIENGIICASEQALVVEKSVKEAVIEQLKAKKAYFMNEEELTKVSQFILRETGTLNPDIVGKSASDVAKLVGISVPEETSILISEQTEIGHHNPYSREKLTPILGLFTVDSFETGVATCKALLANEGTGHTAVIHTTTDANAEVFGLEMRASRILVNTLGALGAIGATTKLAPSMTLGCGAMGGSSTTDNVTAHHLINVKRIAYGVE